One Streptomyces sp. P9-A2 DNA window includes the following coding sequences:
- the sucD gene encoding succinate--CoA ligase subunit alpha → MAIFLNKDSKVIVQGMTGATGMKHTKLMLADGTNIVGGVNPRKAGTSVDIDGNEIPVFGTVAEAIEKTGANVSVLFVPPAFAKAAVVEAIDAEIPLAVVITEGIAVHDSAAFYAYAVSQGNKTRIIGPNCPGLITPGQSNAGIIPGDITKPGRIGLVSKSGTLTYQMMYELRDIGFSSAVGIGGDPVIGTTHIDALAAFEADPDTDLIVMIGEIGGDAEERAAAYIKENVKKPVVGYVAGFTAPEGKTMGHAGAIVSGSSGTAQAKQEALEAAGVKVGKTPTETAKLAREILAG, encoded by the coding sequence ATGGCTATTTTCCTCAACAAAGACTCCAAGGTCATTGTCCAGGGTATGACCGGCGCCACCGGCATGAAGCACACCAAGCTCATGCTGGCCGACGGCACGAACATCGTCGGCGGTGTGAACCCGCGCAAGGCGGGCACCTCCGTCGACATCGACGGCAACGAGATCCCGGTCTTCGGTACGGTCGCCGAGGCGATCGAGAAGACCGGTGCGAACGTATCCGTCCTCTTCGTACCGCCGGCGTTCGCGAAGGCCGCCGTCGTCGAGGCCATCGACGCCGAGATCCCGCTCGCGGTCGTCATCACCGAGGGCATCGCGGTCCACGACTCGGCGGCGTTCTACGCGTACGCCGTGTCGCAGGGCAACAAGACCCGGATCATCGGCCCGAACTGCCCCGGTCTGATCACCCCGGGCCAGTCGAACGCCGGCATCATCCCGGGTGACATCACCAAGCCGGGCCGCATCGGCCTGGTCTCGAAGTCCGGCACGCTGACGTACCAGATGATGTACGAGCTGCGGGACATCGGCTTCTCCTCGGCCGTCGGCATCGGTGGCGACCCGGTCATCGGCACGACCCACATCGACGCGCTGGCCGCGTTCGAGGCCGACCCCGACACCGACCTGATCGTGATGATCGGCGAGATCGGTGGCGACGCGGAGGAGCGGGCCGCGGCGTACATCAAGGAGAACGTGAAGAAGCCGGTCGTCGGCTACGTCGCGGGCTTCACCGCGCCCGAGGGCAAGACCATGGGCCACGCCGGCGCGATCGTCTCCGGTTCGTCCGGTACCGCCCAGGCGAAGCAGGAGGCCCTCGAGGCCGCGGGCGTCAAGGTCGGCAAGACGCCGACCGAGACGGCCAAGCTGGCACGCGAGATCCTCGCGGGCTGA
- a CDS encoding SWIM zinc finger family protein translates to MTLQGVRWTADRVLALAPDTASRKAGSRLGAAGPWSGAGRSGEEAMWGLCEGSGSKPYRTVVDLAGVSGPAYRCSCPSRKFPCKHALGLLLLWAGDEGAVPRAEVPEWAGRWIEGRRGRAEQEKTAASPSGSSSGLADPEAARRRAERRAERVTAGASELEQRLADLLRGGLATAEQSGYGPWEETAARMVDAQAQGLAARVRELGAVPGTGPEWPSRLLEECALLHLLDQGWLRRERLPEGLAATVRSRIGLPASADGPPVRDRWLVLAQYDTVDARLTTRRIWLYGTRSRRTSLLLSYGAAGRAPEPALPVGLALDAELSAYPGAGQARAALGEQFAPPAPTVERPPGTTTALAVARYGDALRDDPWLDSVPVTLDRVTPVPDGDSWQLADADEDAALPLTPAALSRPGLWRLVALSGGAPVKVFGECGHRGFTPLSAWPEGPGEVVPLC, encoded by the coding sequence ATGACGTTGCAGGGGGTGCGCTGGACCGCGGACCGAGTGCTGGCCTTGGCGCCCGACACCGCGTCGCGCAAGGCGGGAAGCAGACTCGGCGCGGCCGGTCCGTGGTCCGGGGCCGGCCGTTCGGGCGAGGAGGCGATGTGGGGGCTGTGCGAGGGCAGCGGCAGCAAGCCGTACCGGACGGTGGTCGACCTCGCGGGCGTCTCCGGGCCCGCGTACCGATGCAGCTGCCCGAGTCGTAAGTTCCCCTGCAAGCACGCGCTCGGTCTGTTGCTGCTCTGGGCGGGCGACGAAGGGGCGGTGCCGCGGGCGGAGGTGCCGGAGTGGGCCGGCCGGTGGATCGAGGGCCGACGCGGGCGCGCGGAGCAGGAGAAGACCGCGGCCTCCCCATCGGGTTCCTCGTCCGGGCTCGCCGATCCGGAGGCGGCCCGGCGCAGGGCGGAGCGGCGCGCCGAGCGGGTCACGGCGGGTGCGTCGGAGCTGGAGCAGCGGCTGGCCGACCTGCTCCGCGGCGGGCTGGCCACGGCGGAGCAGTCCGGGTACGGCCCGTGGGAGGAGACGGCGGCCCGGATGGTCGACGCCCAGGCACAGGGACTGGCCGCCAGGGTGCGTGAGCTGGGGGCGGTCCCGGGCACGGGTCCGGAATGGCCGTCCAGGCTGCTGGAGGAGTGCGCGCTGCTCCACCTCCTCGATCAGGGCTGGCTGCGCCGCGAGCGGCTGCCGGAGGGCCTGGCCGCGACGGTCCGCTCCCGCATCGGACTGCCGGCCTCGGCGGACGGTCCGCCGGTGCGCGACCGCTGGCTGGTCCTCGCCCAGTACGACACGGTGGACGCGCGTCTGACGACCCGCCGGATCTGGCTGTACGGCACACGGTCGCGGCGCACCTCGCTGCTCCTCTCCTACGGCGCCGCGGGGCGTGCCCCCGAACCGGCGCTGCCGGTGGGGCTGGCCCTGGACGCGGAGCTGTCCGCCTATCCGGGCGCGGGGCAGGCGCGAGCGGCGCTGGGCGAGCAGTTCGCACCGCCCGCACCCACAGTCGAACGGCCTCCCGGGACGACGACGGCCCTGGCCGTCGCCCGGTACGGCGACGCGTTGCGCGACGACCCCTGGCTGGATTCGGTGCCGGTGACCCTGGACCGGGTGACACCGGTCCCGGACGGCGACTCCTGGCAGCTCGCGGACGCGGACGAGGACGCGGCCCTGCCGCTCACCCCGGCCGCGCTTTCCCGTCCCGGCCTGTGGCGTCTCGTCGCTCTCTCGGGCGGCGCACCGGTCAAGGTCTTCGGCGAATGCGGCCACCGGGGATTCACCCCGCTGTCGGCCTGGCCGGAGGGGCCCGGTGAGGTGGTGCCGCTGTGCTGA
- a CDS encoding DUF5691 domain-containing protein, translating to MNRTVAAAAPSGPHATTPSGPAPHTAGSANAPAVPGPATSSESAGPTGSVDAPDVSGPADSVTSSGSSLPDVWEDLVTTALLGTDRRTPAGSAPGANAPAVLLDAAAVATVRRRAGLRPARAAERPRPAPEDPRPELPPAAARRLTTLLTDRSGASGGGRRGAAPDLLELLPQWLAAANAHGFAAPPPALPALLDAARGRTDLRPAALRFAGPRGLWLARLNPDWRFALRSAPGGGTSLPGPGDRERVLRLWQEGLFAERVALLSSLRSREPAAARELLATTWATERAEDRLMFLDSLRTRLGPDDEPFLEQSLADRSRNVRATAAELLSALPGSALARRMAVRAGACVAVDHMRDVPMLTVEAPHECDAGMERDGVVAKAPAGRGERSWWLGQLVEAAPLSTWSRRLGGRTPQQIVALPVGDEWRSELHAAWCRAAVRQRDAEWAQALLGEPSAAEAGGPGAVSLAERAELLGTLAAAERAEWVAGFIGTHGLPDAFQLLGVCAVPWAPPLGRAVVDALDIARDAGNYPWSFSGVMGLAERCLEPLDASHLDALLAVPDEAEDASPGAGGYWSEAFQRLVTTLRLRAAMLAELSPAAQS from the coding sequence ATGAACAGGACCGTCGCCGCCGCGGCACCGTCCGGCCCGCACGCCACCACTCCCTCCGGCCCCGCCCCGCACACCGCGGGCTCGGCGAACGCCCCTGCCGTACCGGGCCCGGCGACCTCGTCGGAATCGGCGGGCCCGACAGGCTCGGTGGACGCCCCGGACGTATCGGGCCCGGCGGACTCGGTGACCTCGTCGGGTTCGTCCCTCCCGGACGTCTGGGAGGACCTCGTGACCACCGCCCTGCTAGGGACGGACCGCCGCACTCCGGCGGGCTCCGCGCCCGGTGCGAACGCCCCGGCGGTCCTGCTGGACGCGGCGGCCGTGGCGACCGTACGGCGCCGGGCCGGGCTGCGCCCTGCCAGGGCGGCCGAGCGTCCGCGGCCGGCGCCCGAGGACCCGCGCCCCGAACTGCCGCCGGCCGCCGCCCGCCGGCTGACGACGCTGCTCACCGACCGTTCCGGCGCCTCCGGCGGTGGCCGCCGGGGTGCGGCACCGGATCTGCTGGAACTGCTGCCCCAGTGGCTCGCGGCAGCGAACGCCCACGGTTTCGCGGCGCCCCCGCCGGCGTTGCCCGCCCTGCTGGACGCCGCGCGGGGGCGTACGGATCTGCGGCCGGCGGCCCTGCGGTTCGCGGGACCGCGAGGCCTGTGGCTGGCCCGCCTCAACCCGGACTGGCGGTTCGCCCTGCGCTCGGCACCGGGTGGGGGCACGTCGCTGCCGGGGCCCGGGGACAGGGAGAGAGTCCTGCGGCTCTGGCAGGAGGGCCTCTTCGCGGAGCGGGTCGCCCTGCTCTCCTCGCTGCGCTCCCGCGAGCCCGCCGCCGCACGCGAACTGCTCGCGACGACCTGGGCGACGGAGCGGGCCGAGGACCGGCTGATGTTCCTCGACTCGCTCCGTACCCGCCTCGGCCCGGACGACGAACCGTTCCTGGAGCAGTCGCTCGCCGACCGCAGCCGCAACGTACGGGCGACGGCCGCCGAGTTGCTGTCGGCGCTGCCCGGCTCGGCCCTCGCGCGGCGCATGGCGGTGCGGGCCGGGGCATGCGTGGCCGTGGACCATATGCGGGACGTTCCCATGCTCACGGTCGAGGCCCCGCACGAGTGCGACGCGGGCATGGAGCGGGACGGTGTGGTGGCCAAGGCCCCCGCGGGCCGTGGTGAACGGTCTTGGTGGCTAGGGCAGTTGGTGGAGGCGGCACCTCTGAGTACGTGGTCGCGCCGGCTCGGCGGACGTACACCGCAGCAGATCGTGGCCCTGCCGGTCGGGGACGAGTGGCGGAGCGAGCTGCATGCGGCCTGGTGCCGCGCGGCGGTGCGTCAGCGGGACGCCGAGTGGGCACAGGCGTTGCTCGGCGAGCCCTCCGCCGCGGAGGCGGGCGGCCCGGGGGCGGTGTCCCTGGCCGAACGCGCCGAACTGCTCGGCACTCTGGCTGCCGCCGAACGGGCGGAGTGGGTGGCCGGGTTCATCGGGACACATGGACTGCCGGACGCGTTCCAACTGCTCGGTGTGTGTGCGGTGCCGTGGGCGCCGCCCCTCGGGCGGGCTGTGGTGGACGCGCTCGACATCGCACGGGACGCGGGGAATTACCCCTGGAGTTTCAGCGGTGTCATGGGCCTGGCCGAGCGCTGCCTCGAGCCCTTGGACGCGAGCCACCTGGATGCGCTCCTGGCCGTACCCGACGAGGCGGAGGACGCCTCACCGGGTGCCGGTGGCTACTGGTCGGAGGCGTTCCAGCGGCTGGTCACCACCCTGCGCCTGCGCGCCGCGATGCTGGCGGAACTGAGCCCGGCCGCACAGTCCTGA
- a CDS encoding DUF5682 family protein: MSGPDRPGGGRGAGPLLLGVRHHGPGSARAVRAALEETRPEVVLIEGPPEANSLIPFAADADMRPPVALLAHAVDEPGRSAFWPLAEFSPEWVAIRWALEHGVPARFIDLPAAHSLAWGRDEEADGADEADEEGTAAEGDHEERATGTAAGGEVRLDPLGALAGAAGYDDAERWWEDVVEHRGVRERGDALAPFTALEEAMTVLREEHGSGGRDPGPGPAPGSPAVPGRDLVREAYMRLRIREAQREFRGGVAVVCGAWHVPALRRRVTVAADRALLKGLPKVKADMTWVPWTNRRLSRFSGYGAGIDSPGWYGHLFGSADRPVERWMTKVAWLLRAEDRIVSSAHVIEAVRLADTLAAMRGRPLPGPGETTDAVRAVMCEGSDVPLALVHDRLIVGDVLGEVPAATPAVPLQRDLTRAQRRLRLKPEAADRELELDLRKETDGERSRLLHRLRLLAVDWGEPTASYGSTGTFRETWRLHWEPELSVRVAEAGIWGTTVHAAATAKAEADAVAARGLADVTGLAERCLLAALPDALPTVMRILADRAALDSDVGHLAQALPALVRSLRYGDVRGTGTAALAEVAAGLAERILVGLPPACAGLDADAAAEMRRHLDAVHGAVGLLGDAPAPGHGNLRVRWASVLRTLATRDTVPGVIRGRSVRLLLDDGELGQNEAARQMGLVLSSPGTAPADAAAWIEGFVGGSGGGLLLVHDERLLGLVDAWLAGVPAEAFTDVLPLLRRTFSVYESGARRTLGELIRRGPGAPSGSAATGSGAPGFASGLDSGRADAVLPVVRLLLGLDENTRGGEGGSGDARAGLVEVAR, translated from the coding sequence ATGAGCGGACCGGACCGGCCCGGAGGCGGCCGGGGAGCGGGGCCGCTGCTGCTCGGGGTGCGGCACCACGGGCCGGGGTCGGCGCGGGCGGTGCGGGCCGCATTGGAGGAGACCAGGCCGGAGGTCGTCCTGATCGAGGGCCCGCCGGAGGCGAACAGTCTGATTCCGTTTGCCGCGGACGCCGACATGCGTCCGCCGGTCGCCCTGCTCGCTCATGCCGTGGACGAGCCCGGCCGCTCGGCGTTCTGGCCGCTCGCCGAGTTCTCCCCCGAGTGGGTCGCGATCCGCTGGGCGCTCGAACACGGCGTCCCCGCCCGCTTCATCGACCTGCCGGCCGCCCACAGCCTGGCCTGGGGCAGGGACGAGGAGGCGGACGGGGCGGACGAGGCGGACGAGGAAGGCACGGCGGCCGAGGGAGATCACGAGGAGCGGGCGACCGGTACCGCGGCGGGCGGCGAGGTGCGGCTCGATCCGCTCGGGGCGCTGGCCGGGGCCGCCGGGTACGACGACGCCGAGCGGTGGTGGGAGGACGTCGTCGAGCACCGGGGCGTGAGGGAGAGGGGCGACGCGCTCGCACCGTTCACCGCCCTGGAGGAGGCCATGACGGTGCTGCGGGAGGAACACGGGAGCGGAGGGCGGGACCCGGGCCCCGGTCCTGCCCCGGGTTCTCCTGCGGTGCCGGGCCGGGACCTTGTGCGCGAGGCGTACATGCGGCTCCGGATCCGGGAGGCACAGCGTGAGTTCAGGGGCGGTGTGGCCGTCGTCTGCGGTGCCTGGCACGTGCCCGCGTTGCGGCGGAGGGTCACCGTCGCCGCCGACCGGGCCCTGCTGAAGGGGCTGCCGAAGGTCAAGGCGGACATGACCTGGGTGCCGTGGACGAACCGCAGGCTGTCCCGCTTCAGCGGATACGGCGCGGGCATCGACTCGCCCGGCTGGTACGGGCATCTGTTCGGCTCGGCGGACCGGCCCGTCGAGCGGTGGATGACCAAGGTGGCGTGGCTGCTGCGGGCCGAGGACCGGATCGTGTCCTCCGCCCATGTCATCGAGGCGGTACGACTGGCGGACACGCTCGCCGCGATGCGCGGCCGGCCACTGCCCGGACCGGGCGAGACGACCGACGCGGTACGGGCGGTGATGTGCGAGGGCTCCGACGTGCCGCTGGCGCTGGTGCACGACCGGCTGATCGTCGGTGACGTGCTCGGGGAGGTGCCGGCGGCGACGCCCGCGGTACCCCTCCAGCGGGACCTCACGCGAGCCCAGCGCAGACTCCGGCTGAAACCCGAGGCCGCGGACCGTGAGCTGGAACTCGACCTGCGCAAGGAGACCGACGGGGAGCGCAGCAGACTGCTGCACCGGCTGCGGCTGCTCGCCGTGGACTGGGGGGAGCCGACGGCCTCGTACGGGAGCACGGGCACCTTCCGGGAGACCTGGCGGCTGCACTGGGAACCGGAACTGTCCGTGCGGGTGGCCGAGGCCGGGATATGGGGGACGACCGTACACGCCGCCGCGACCGCCAAAGCCGAGGCGGACGCCGTCGCCGCGCGTGGCCTGGCCGACGTCACCGGGCTCGCCGAGCGCTGCCTCCTGGCCGCACTGCCCGACGCTCTGCCGACGGTGATGCGGATACTCGCCGACCGCGCGGCCCTCGACTCGGACGTCGGCCATCTTGCCCAGGCCCTGCCGGCCCTGGTCCGCTCGCTGCGCTACGGCGATGTGCGCGGCACCGGCACCGCGGCGCTCGCGGAGGTCGCCGCCGGGCTGGCGGAGCGGATCCTGGTCGGCCTGCCACCGGCGTGTGCCGGCCTGGACGCGGACGCGGCCGCGGAGATGCGGCGCCATCTCGACGCGGTGCACGGGGCGGTCGGCCTCCTCGGTGACGCGCCCGCGCCGGGCCATGGGAACCTGCGTGTCCGCTGGGCGTCGGTGCTGCGCACGCTGGCGACGCGGGACACTGTGCCCGGGGTGATACGAGGGCGGTCCGTTCGCCTGCTGCTGGACGACGGGGAGCTGGGGCAGAACGAGGCGGCCCGGCAGATGGGGCTGGTGCTGTCGTCACCGGGCACGGCACCGGCGGACGCGGCGGCGTGGATCGAGGGCTTCGTCGGCGGCTCGGGCGGCGGCCTGCTCCTAGTCCACGACGAGCGGCTCCTCGGACTGGTCGACGCGTGGCTGGCAGGTGTACCGGCGGAGGCGTTCACGGACGTACTGCCGCTGCTGCGGCGGACGTTCTCGGTGTACGAGTCCGGGGCCCGGCGCACGCTGGGCGAGCTGATCCGGCGCGGACCGGGGGCGCCGAGCGGCTCGGCGGCCACCGGTTCCGGGGCACCCGGGTTCGCGTCCGGCCTCGACTCCGGTCGCGCGGACGCGGTCCTGCCCGTGGTACGGCTGCTGCTCGGCCTGGACGAGAACACCCGGGGTGGTGAAGGCGGCAGCGGGGACGCGCGCGCCGGCCTGGTCGAGGTGGCGCGATGA
- a CDS encoding cobalamin B12-binding domain-containing protein, which produces MGVAAGPIRVVVAKPGLDGHDRGAKVIARALRDAGMEVIYTGLHQTPEQVVDTAIQEDADAIGLSILSGAHNTLFAAVIDLLKERDAADIVVFGGGIIPEGDIAPLKEKGVAAIFTPGATTASIVDWVRETVRHPAEA; this is translated from the coding sequence ATGGGTGTGGCAGCCGGTCCGATCCGCGTGGTGGTGGCCAAGCCGGGGCTCGACGGCCACGACCGCGGGGCCAAGGTGATCGCGCGCGCCCTGCGCGACGCCGGTATGGAGGTCATCTACACCGGGCTTCACCAGACCCCCGAGCAGGTCGTCGACACCGCGATCCAGGAGGACGCCGACGCGATCGGTCTGTCCATCCTCTCCGGCGCGCACAACACGCTCTTCGCGGCGGTGATCGACCTGCTCAAGGAGCGGGACGCGGCGGACATCGTGGTCTTCGGCGGCGGGATCATCCCCGAGGGGGACATCGCACCGTTGAAGGAGAAGGGCGTCGCGGCGATCTTCACTCCGGGAGCCACGACCGCGTCGATCGTGGACTGGGTCCGCGAGACCGTACGGCATCCCGCGGAGGCATAG
- a CDS encoding VWA domain-containing protein: MSAAVTDVEQERLRRWRLVLGGGEADGTGCRLSGQDAAMDGALTALYGREDGPRKGSRPRAGQERSAGLGASAPSVARWLGDIRTYFPSSVVQIMQRDAIDRLGLATLLLEPEMLEAVEADVHLVGTLMSLDKAMPETTKETARAVVRKVVGELEKRLATRTRATLTGALDRSARVDRPRHRDIDWNRTIAANLKHYLPEYRTVVPARLIGYGRAARSVRKEVVLCVDQSGSMAASVVYASVFGAVLASMRSIDTRLVVFDTAVVDLTDQLDDPVDVIFGTRLGGGTDINRALAYCQSQITRPAETVVVLISDLYEGGIRDEMLKRVAAMKASGVRFVTLLALSDEGTPAYDREHAAALAALGAPAFACTPDLFPEVMAAAIEKRPLPVPDPV; encoded by the coding sequence ATGTCGGCTGCGGTGACGGACGTGGAGCAGGAGCGGCTGCGACGGTGGCGGCTGGTGCTGGGCGGGGGTGAGGCGGACGGCACCGGATGCCGTCTGTCCGGACAGGACGCCGCCATGGACGGAGCCCTCACCGCGCTCTACGGCAGGGAGGACGGGCCGCGGAAGGGAAGCAGGCCGCGGGCAGGACAGGAGCGCTCGGCGGGGCTGGGGGCGTCCGCGCCGTCGGTGGCGCGCTGGCTCGGGGACATCCGGACCTATTTCCCGTCCTCCGTCGTCCAGATCATGCAGCGCGACGCCATCGACCGGCTGGGGCTCGCCACCCTCCTCCTGGAACCGGAGATGCTGGAGGCGGTCGAGGCCGACGTCCACCTCGTGGGCACCCTGATGTCGCTCGACAAGGCGATGCCGGAGACGACGAAGGAGACCGCACGGGCCGTCGTCCGCAAGGTCGTCGGTGAACTGGAGAAGCGGCTCGCCACCCGGACCCGGGCCACTCTCACCGGTGCCCTCGACCGGAGCGCCCGCGTCGACCGGCCCCGTCACCGTGACATCGACTGGAACCGCACCATCGCGGCCAACCTCAAGCATTACCTCCCCGAGTACCGGACGGTCGTGCCCGCGCGGCTCATCGGTTACGGGCGTGCCGCGCGGTCGGTGAGGAAGGAGGTCGTCCTCTGCGTCGACCAGTCCGGGTCGATGGCGGCCTCCGTCGTGTACGCGTCGGTGTTCGGGGCGGTCCTCGCGTCCATGCGGTCGATCGACACGCGGCTCGTCGTGTTCGACACGGCGGTCGTCGACCTCACGGACCAGCTCGACGACCCCGTCGACGTGATCTTCGGGACCCGGCTCGGCGGCGGTACGGACATCAACCGGGCGCTGGCGTACTGCCAGTCACAGATCACCCGGCCGGCGGAGACGGTGGTCGTCCTCATCAGCGACCTCTACGAAGGGGGCATCCGCGACGAGATGCTCAAGCGGGTCGCGGCGATGAAGGCGTCCGGGGTGCGGTTCGTGACGCTGCTGGCGTTGTCCGACGAGGGAACACCCGCCTACGACCGGGAGCACGCGGCCGCCCTTGCCGCACTGGGCGCGCCGGCGTTCGCCTGTACGCCCGACCTGTTCCCGGAGGTGATGGCCGCGGCGATCGAGAAACGGCCGCTGCCGGTACCGGACCCCGTGTGA
- the sucC gene encoding ADP-forming succinate--CoA ligase subunit beta — protein sequence MDLFEYQARDLFAKHDVPVLAGEVIDTPEAAREITERLGGKSVVKAQVKVGGRGKAGGVKLAATPDEAVARATDILGMDIKGHTVHNVMIAETAPEIVEEYYVSFLLDRANRTFLSIASVEGGMDIEEVAATRPEAVAKTPIDANEGVTPEKAREIVEAAKFPAEVAGKVADVLVTLWKTFIAEDALLVEVNPLAKVASGDVLALDGKVSLDENAEFRQPEHEALHDKAAANPLEAAAKEKNLNYVKLDGEVGIIGNGAGLVMSTLDVVAYAGEAHGGVKPANFLDIGGGASAAVMANGLEIILGDPDVKSVFVNVFGGITACDEVANGIVQALQLLADKGEEVTKPLVVRLDGNNAELGRRILSDANHPLVQRVDTMDGAADKAAELAAAK from the coding sequence GTGGACCTGTTCGAGTACCAGGCGAGGGACCTCTTCGCCAAGCACGATGTACCGGTGCTGGCCGGTGAAGTCATCGACACGCCTGAGGCGGCGCGCGAGATCACCGAACGTCTCGGCGGCAAGTCTGTCGTCAAGGCGCAGGTGAAGGTCGGTGGCCGCGGCAAGGCCGGTGGCGTGAAGCTGGCAGCAACCCCGGACGAGGCCGTCGCCCGCGCGACGGACATTCTCGGTATGGACATCAAGGGCCACACGGTCCACAACGTGATGATCGCCGAGACCGCTCCGGAGATCGTCGAGGAGTACTACGTCTCCTTCCTCCTCGACCGTGCCAACCGCACCTTCCTCTCCATCGCGTCCGTCGAGGGCGGCATGGACATCGAGGAGGTGGCGGCCACCCGTCCGGAGGCCGTCGCCAAGACGCCGATCGACGCCAACGAGGGTGTGACCCCCGAGAAGGCGCGCGAGATCGTCGAGGCCGCGAAGTTCCCGGCCGAGGTGGCCGGCAAGGTCGCCGACGTCCTCGTCACGCTGTGGAAGACCTTCATCGCCGAGGACGCGCTCCTCGTCGAGGTCAACCCGCTGGCCAAGGTCGCCTCCGGCGACGTCCTCGCCCTCGACGGCAAGGTCTCCCTCGACGAGAACGCCGAGTTCCGTCAGCCGGAGCACGAGGCCCTCCACGACAAGGCCGCGGCCAACCCGCTGGAGGCCGCCGCCAAGGAGAAGAACCTCAACTACGTCAAGCTCGACGGCGAGGTCGGCATCATCGGCAACGGCGCGGGGCTCGTGATGAGCACCCTGGACGTCGTCGCCTACGCCGGTGAGGCGCACGGCGGCGTGAAGCCCGCCAACTTCCTCGACATCGGCGGTGGCGCCTCCGCCGCCGTCATGGCGAACGGCCTGGAGATCATCCTCGGCGACCCGGACGTCAAGTCCGTGTTCGTCAACGTCTTCGGTGGCATCACCGCCTGCGACGAGGTCGCCAACGGCATCGTGCAGGCGCTGCAGCTGCTCGCGGACAAGGGTGAGGAAGTCACCAAGCCGCTGGTCGTGCGTCTGGACGGCAACAATGCCGAACTGGGTCGCAGGATCCTCTCCGACGCCAACCACCCGCTCGTACAGCGCGTGGACACCATGGACGGCGCGGCCGACAAGGCCGCCGAGCTCGCGGCTGCGAAGTAA
- a CDS encoding ATP-binding protein codes for MTVSVEPTSLDPRQNGSVPAAPAEVLRAHAEDAFAAELAALAAQDDRPRPARWKLSPWAVATYLLGDTLADGTLITPKYVGPRRIVEVAVTTLATDRALLLLGVPGTAKTWVSEHLAAAVSGDSTLLVQGTAGTPEEAIRYGWDYARLLAHGPSRDALVPSPVMRAMAEGATVRVEELTRIPADVQDTLITILSEKTLPIPELGQEVQAVRGFNLIATANDRDRGVNDLSSALRRRFNTVVLPLPETPEAEVDIVSRRVDQIGRSLDLPPAPDGIDEIRRVVTVFRELRDGVTTDGRTKLKSPSGTLSTAEAISVVTNGLALAAHFGDGVLRAGDVAAGIHGAVVRDQAADRVIWQEYLETVVRERDGWTDLYRACREAGT; via the coding sequence ATGACTGTCTCCGTTGAACCGACATCCCTCGACCCGCGTCAGAACGGCTCCGTGCCCGCGGCCCCGGCCGAGGTCCTGCGGGCGCACGCCGAGGACGCCTTCGCCGCCGAACTCGCCGCACTGGCCGCGCAGGACGACCGTCCGCGGCCCGCCCGGTGGAAACTGTCCCCGTGGGCCGTCGCGACCTACCTGCTCGGGGACACGCTGGCGGACGGCACCCTGATCACACCCAAGTACGTGGGCCCGCGCCGCATCGTCGAGGTCGCCGTCACCACCCTGGCCACCGATCGCGCGCTGCTCCTGCTGGGAGTGCCCGGCACCGCGAAGACCTGGGTGTCCGAGCACCTCGCCGCCGCGGTCAGCGGCGACTCCACCCTGCTGGTCCAGGGCACCGCCGGCACCCCGGAGGAGGCCATCCGCTACGGCTGGGACTACGCCCGGCTGCTCGCCCACGGGCCCAGCCGCGACGCCCTCGTGCCCAGCCCCGTCATGCGCGCGATGGCGGAAGGGGCGACGGTCCGCGTCGAGGAACTGACCCGTATCCCGGCCGATGTCCAGGACACGCTCATCACGATCCTGTCGGAGAAGACACTGCCGATTCCCGAACTGGGCCAGGAGGTGCAGGCGGTCCGCGGCTTCAACCTGATCGCCACCGCCAACGACCGCGACCGCGGGGTCAACGACCTGTCCAGTGCCCTGCGCCGCCGTTTCAACACCGTGGTGCTGCCGCTGCCGGAGACCCCCGAGGCGGAGGTCGACATCGTCTCGCGCCGAGTGGACCAGATCGGCCGCTCCCTCGACCTGCCGCCCGCGCCCGACGGCATCGACGAGATCCGCCGGGTCGTCACCGTCTTCCGTGAGCTGCGTGACGGGGTCACCACCGACGGCCGGACGAAGCTGAAGTCGCCCAGCGGCACCCTGTCGACGGCCGAGGCGATCTCCGTCGTCACCAACGGGCTGGCGCTGGCAGCCCACTTCGGCGACGGCGTGCTGCGGGCCGGGGATGTCGCGGCAGGCATTCACGGCGCGGTCGTCCGCGACCAGGCGGCGGACCGTGTCATCTGGCAGGAGTACCTGGAGACCGTCGTCCGCGAGCGCGACGGCTGGACGGACCTCTACCGGGCCTGCCGGGAGGCCGGCACATGA